A segment of the Streptococcus chenjunshii genome:
CTCCTGCAGCTGTCCAAGATCAGGCGGAGTCAGAAAAATAAAAACACCGTCAGGTACCTTTTTCTTAACCTGAAGAGCTCCCTGTACTTCAATTTCCAGAAAAACATCCACACCTCTGTCCAAGGTCTCATTGACATAAGTCAGGGGAGTGCCGTAGTAATTCCCAACATACTCTGCATATTCCAGCATCTGACCACTCTTAATCAGTTCTTCAAACTCTTCACGTGTACGAAAGAAATAATCAACACCCTCTACTTCTCCAGAGCGCTGCGGACGTGTCGTCATGGAAACAGAGTATTCAAACTTATGATCCGGTGTTGAAAAAATCTCTTGCCTTACCGTCCCTTTGCCAACACCGGAAGGGCCGGAAAAGACAATTAACAAGCCACGTTCAGCCATGTCACGCTCCTTAGAATTACTTTTACTTAGTGTATCAAAATTAAGAGTTTTTTTCAAGAAAATTTGCCAGACTGTTTGGCTGAGATTAGAAATCCTATAGTTACTCCTCTCTTCAATGAATATCTTTCGTCAAAAAATCATTCATTTCTCAGCCTGATGAAAAAACATGCGCTTTATTTATATAACAGCAGGCCTTTCACAAAAAATAATGGACTGACCTTTGTAAGCAC
Coding sequences within it:
- the gmk gene encoding guanylate kinase is translated as MAERGLLIVFSGPSGVGKGTVRQEIFSTPDHKFEYSVSMTTRPQRSGEVEGVDYFFRTREEFEELIKSGQMLEYAEYVGNYYGTPLTYVNETLDRGVDVFLEIEVQGALQVKKKVPDGVFIFLTPPDLGQLQERLINRGTDSKESIAKRIERAKEEIALMREYDYAVVNDEVSLAAERVKRIIETEHFRVERVIGHYMNMIQETRLSR